From a single Leptidea sinapis chromosome 1, ilLepSina1.1, whole genome shotgun sequence genomic region:
- the LOC126970326 gene encoding poly [ADP-ribose] polymerase-like isoform X5, producing MLKYSTGYAKSSKSTCGKCNKNIEKKTLRIAVLRKIKGIKTPKWYHEQCFFNNDFRVGEINEFEYYNTLDNKDQERLKNKLVDPYELNDKTIERNENRRYHKAVLSEFMVEISANYKKTCNECKAKVLKGDLMMRKLVYDEKVGEFYTNYHVKCLSLTDYGVNFAFHLNDLPGFNELSEENQSKLREQLNMNEDMPDSICKKIKLDYDVKDEEKENKTNYHLVLYDKYLRELSNVTKKSFELLCKQNYMRLLKGKDKQLSQIADCLAFGALERCPKCRGQLQLETFYYECTGFQNVWSKCDYRTKTPSRKCMEIPDEILQEEVFRSYVPSIGVRLFCDEPIATAVKLNNNVLKTKVKKEAVSLPLKNVQFYLYRYDAAEQEALRRRILKLGGLVTSRIVDTLAAVVTTKESLEKPSRLVNQIKRLDIHVVDEAYFAAIESSENMKVFDSLALIEKYKIAEWGSDVYSRVPEDVIKERPVRVSGDKYKTGHDKPKIVTVKVKDGVALESGTWLEENAHVYKEGSDHYSVNLNRVDVSYKQMENYSYRLQLVEHDFEKRYAVTMWWGETGTLGRLTVEDCDENLAHAIKLFKRKFFQKTGNQWDRRDQFQKRMGKYDIVNTAKFVDDESVLQLKMNMQSSLPAAIQRLMILLFNINVINMTIADINDCLKVVKFSLKINDGEINP from the exons atgttaaaatacAGCACTGGTTATGCTAAATCCAGCAAGTCTACTTGTGGcaagtgtaataaaaatattgaaaagaaaaCCTTAAGAATTGCAGTTTTAAGGAAG ATAAAAGggataaaaacaccaaaatggTATCATGAacagtgtttttttaataatgattttcGTGTAGgtgaaataaatgaatttgaatattataatacactTGATAATAAAGACCAAGAAAGACTCAAGAACAAATTAg TTGATCCTTATGaattaaatgataaaacaattgaaagaaatgaaaataggAGGTACCACAAAGCTGTACTCTCTGAATTTATGGTTGAAATAAgtgcaaattataaaaaaacttgcAATGAGTGCAAAGCCAAAGTTCTAAAA ggtGACTTGATGATGCGTAAATTAGTGTATGATGAGAAAGTGGgtgaattttatacaaattatcatgTTAAATGCCTCTCTTTAACTGATTATGGTGTAAATTTTGCATTTCATCTAAATGATTTACCAGGATTTAATGAGCTTTCTGAAGAAAATCAATCAAAGCTCAGAGAACAGCTAAA tatgaaTGAGGATATGCCAGACTCAAtatgtaagaaaataaaattggaCTATGATGTGAAGGATGAAGAGAAAGAAAATAAGACAAATTATCATTTGGTATTGTATGATAAATATCTCAGAGAATTGTCTAATGTTACAAAAAAGTCTTTTGAGCTTTTGtgcaaacaaaattatatgaggCTATTGAAAGGAAAAGACaag CAATTGAGCCAAATAGCAGATTGTTTGGCATTTGGTGCCCTTGAGCGATGCCCCAAGTGCAGAGGACAACTCCAACTAGaaacattttattatgaatGCACAG GGTTTCAGAACGTCTGGTCAAAATGTGATTACCGAACGAAGACCCCTTCTAGAAAGTGTATGGAGATTCCCGATGAGATTCTACAGGAGGAAGTGTTCAGAAGTTATGTTCCAAGTATTGGAGTGAGATTATTTTGTGATGAGCCGATCGCAACCGCTGTTAagcttaataataatgttttaaaaaccAA AGTTAAAAAGGAAGCAGTAAGCCTTCCACTAAAGAATGTTCAGTTCTACCTGTATCGTTACGATGCAGCAGAGCAGGAGGCACTTCGGCGAAGAATACTGAAGTTGGGTGGCTTGGTCACTAGTCGCATAGTGGACACTTTGGCAGCTGTTGTCACTACGAAAGAATCGCTGGAGAAACCTTCGAGGCTAGTTAATCAAATAAAACGGCTAGATATTCAT GTGGTAGACGAGGCGTATTTCGCTGCAATTGAATCGTCTGAAAATATGAAAGTTTTTGATTCACTGGCACTTATTGAGAAATACAAGATAGCTGAATGGGGATCTGAC GTTTACTCCCGTGTACCTGAAGATGTCATCAAGGAGAGACCGGTGAGGGTGTCTGGCGACAAATACAAAACGGGTCATGATAAACCGAAAATAGTCACTGTGAAAGTCaagg atGGTGTTGCGTTAGAATCAGGCACTTGGCTGGAGGAAAATGCTCATGTGTACAAAGAAGGGTCGGACCACTACAGTGTCAACCTGAATCGTGTTGATGTCAGTTATAAGCAGATGGAGAACTATTCGTATAGACTGCAGCTTGTAGAACACGATTTTGAAAAAAG GTACGCTGTAACTATGTGGTGGGGAGAAACTGGTACTCTAGGAAGACTTACTGTAGAAGATTGCGATGAGAACTTAGCCCACGCAATAAAGTTATTCAAGAGGAAATTCTTTCAAAAGACCGGCAATCAATGGGACCGTCGGGACCAATTTCAGAAG CGTATGGGCAAGTACGATATAGTTAACACAGCAAAATTTGTCGATGATGAATCCGTATTGCAGTTGAAAATGAATATGCAAAGCTCTCTGCCTGCAGCTATCCAGCGATTGATGATACTATTGTTCAACATTAATGTCATCAATATGACCATAGCAGATATTAAC GATTGTTTGAAGGTTGTAAAATTCTCTCTGAAAATAAATGACGGGGAAATAAATCCAtag